A window from Deinococcus aquiradiocola encodes these proteins:
- a CDS encoding ABC transporter permease, whose translation MSLAQSDTPRTRWTPAEIFSRFGLWIIFALLMIVTSRLSDSFLTFSNLSNVARQISINALLAFGMTAVILTGGIDLSVGALVALAGVSSVMLDKLGLPFPVTFLGTLLIGGLVGSFNGLIAAYGRIAPFIVTLAAMTILRGVTLTLTNGSPLTGLSDPFTALANTDFLGLSVPVWVTLLALVATWFLLRRTAWGRGVYALGSSESATSFAGLPVNRLKVTVYAFSGLMAGLAALLLTSRLNSAQPTAGEGFELDAIAAVVVGGTRLAGGRGGVIGTLLGALIIGVLNNAMNLLNVNPFFQMIVKGVVILGALLLERVLNGRRS comes from the coding sequence ATGTCACTGGCGCAGTCTGATACGCCCCGCACCCGCTGGACGCCCGCCGAGATCTTCTCCCGGTTCGGGCTGTGGATCATCTTCGCGCTGCTGATGATCGTCACGAGCCGCCTCTCGGACAGCTTCCTGACCTTCAGCAACCTCAGCAACGTCGCGCGGCAGATCTCCATCAACGCGCTCCTCGCCTTCGGCATGACGGCCGTGATCCTCACCGGAGGCATCGATCTCTCGGTCGGCGCGCTCGTGGCGCTCGCCGGAGTCAGCAGCGTCATGCTCGACAAGCTCGGCCTCCCGTTCCCCGTCACGTTCCTCGGCACGCTGCTGATCGGCGGCCTCGTCGGCAGTTTCAACGGCCTGATCGCCGCGTACGGCCGGATCGCGCCGTTCATCGTGACGCTGGCCGCCATGACCATCCTGCGCGGCGTGACGCTCACCCTCACGAACGGCTCGCCGCTCACAGGGCTGAGCGACCCCTTCACGGCGCTCGCCAACACCGACTTTCTCGGACTGTCCGTGCCGGTCTGGGTGACGCTGCTCGCCCTGGTCGCCACGTGGTTCCTGCTGCGGCGCACCGCCTGGGGACGCGGCGTGTACGCGCTCGGCAGCAGCGAGAGCGCCACGAGCTTCGCGGGCCTGCCCGTGAATCGCCTCAAAGTCACCGTGTACGCCTTCTCCGGCCTGATGGCGGGCCTCGCCGCGCTGCTCCTCACCTCGCGCCTCAACTCCGCCCAGCCGACCGCCGGGGAGGGCTTCGAACTCGACGCCATCGCCGCCGTGGTGGTGGGCGGCACGCGACTCGCCGGCGGACGTGGCGGCGTGATCGGCACGCTCCTCGGGGCGCTGATCATCGGCGTCCTCAACAACGCCATGAACCTGCTGAACGTCAACCCCTTCTTCCAGATGATCGTCAAGGGGGTGGTGATCCTCGGTGCCCTGCTCCTCGAACGCGTGCTGAACGGCCGCAGAAGTTAA
- a CDS encoding D-ribose ABC transporter substrate-binding protein: protein MRKSLLTLSLLASFSSALAATPTIGLSISTLNNPFFVDLKTGAETAAKGKANLIVLDAQNKPDKQVSDLEDLITRKVSVIVVNATDSDAIVPAIKKANAAHIPVITVDRRVNGGQLAYHIASDNVAGGKLAAQYISKLLGGKGNVVELQGIPGESGTRDRGAGFNTVMKATPGVKIVAAQAADFDRAKGLTVMENILQAQPKIDAVFAHNDEMILGAMQAVKASGRKIILVGFDAIDDAVKAVKAGDINATVAQQPKLIGQMGIEKALGLIKTGKVPATTQNVVIPTKLVLK from the coding sequence ATGCGTAAGTCCCTGCTCACCCTGTCCCTGCTCGCGTCCTTCAGCTCCGCCCTCGCTGCCACGCCCACCATCGGCCTGAGCATCAGCACCCTCAACAACCCCTTCTTCGTGGACCTGAAGACCGGCGCCGAGACGGCCGCCAAGGGCAAAGCCAACCTGATCGTGCTCGACGCGCAGAACAAGCCCGACAAGCAGGTCAGCGACCTCGAAGACCTCATCACCCGCAAGGTCAGCGTGATCGTCGTGAACGCCACCGACAGCGACGCGATCGTGCCCGCCATCAAGAAAGCCAACGCCGCGCACATCCCGGTCATCACGGTCGACCGCCGCGTGAACGGCGGGCAGCTCGCCTACCACATCGCGTCGGACAACGTCGCGGGCGGCAAGCTCGCCGCGCAGTACATCAGCAAGCTGCTCGGCGGAAAAGGCAACGTCGTCGAACTGCAGGGCATCCCCGGCGAGAGCGGCACCCGTGACCGCGGCGCGGGCTTCAACACCGTCATGAAGGCCACGCCCGGCGTGAAGATCGTGGCCGCGCAGGCCGCCGACTTCGACCGCGCCAAGGGCCTCACCGTGATGGAGAACATCCTGCAGGCGCAACCGAAGATCGACGCGGTCTTCGCGCACAACGACGAGATGATCCTCGGCGCCATGCAGGCCGTCAAGGCCAGCGGCCGCAAGATCATCCTCGTGGGCTTCGACGCCATCGACGACGCCGTCAAGGCCGTCAAGGCCGGCGACATCAATGCCACCGTCGCGCAGCAGCCGAAACTGATCGGCCAGATGGGCATCGAGAAGGCCCTCGGACTGATCAAGACCGGCAAGGTGCCCGCCACCACCCAGAACGTCGTCATTCCCACCAAACTCGTCCTGAAGTAA
- a CDS encoding aldo/keto reductase, translated as MQRRTLGNSGLVVSAIGLGCMRMSYGDAPVGDRQEMIQFLRTAVERGVTFFDTAEVYGPFTNEELVGEALAGYGDLVVIATKFGFEPGPDGQPSPKNGPNSRPERIREVTEASLKRLRVDTIDLLYQHRPDPQVPVEDVAGTVRDLIQEGKVRHFGLSESDAATIRRAHAVQPVAALQSEYSLWWREVEDNGVLAACEDLGIGFVPYSPLGRGFLTGTVTPDQTFASNDIRASNPRFTREAMQANQDVVRLLQRVGQDLNATPAQVALAWLLAQKPWIVPIPGSRKTARLDENNAAADLVLGAAHLQDITQALATLQVVGHRY; from the coding sequence ATGCAGCGAAGAACTCTCGGGAACAGCGGTCTGGTCGTCTCGGCCATCGGTCTGGGTTGCATGCGCATGAGTTACGGGGACGCGCCCGTCGGGGACCGGCAGGAGATGATCCAGTTCCTGCGCACGGCGGTGGAGCGCGGCGTGACGTTCTTCGACACGGCCGAGGTGTACGGACCCTTCACGAACGAGGAACTCGTCGGCGAGGCGCTCGCCGGGTACGGGGACCTCGTCGTGATCGCCACGAAGTTCGGGTTCGAGCCTGGCCCGGACGGACAGCCCAGCCCGAAGAACGGCCCGAACAGCCGTCCGGAACGCATCCGGGAAGTGACGGAAGCGTCCCTGAAACGCCTGCGGGTCGACACCATCGACCTGCTGTACCAGCACCGCCCTGACCCGCAGGTGCCGGTCGAGGACGTGGCGGGCACCGTCCGTGACCTGATCCAGGAGGGCAAGGTCCGGCATTTCGGCCTGTCGGAGTCGGACGCGGCCACCATCCGCCGGGCGCACGCCGTGCAGCCTGTCGCGGCCCTGCAGAGTGAGTACAGCCTGTGGTGGCGCGAGGTGGAGGACAACGGCGTGCTGGCGGCCTGCGAGGACCTGGGCATCGGGTTCGTGCCGTACAGCCCGCTCGGGCGCGGCTTTCTGACCGGCACCGTCACGCCGGACCAGACGTTCGCCAGCAATGACATCCGCGCCAGCAACCCGCGCTTCACGCGCGAGGCGATGCAGGCCAACCAGGACGTGGTCCGGCTGTTGCAGCGGGTCGGGCAGGACCTGAACGCCACGCCCGCCCAGGTGGCGCTCGCGTGGCTGCTGGCGCAGAAGCCGTGGATCGTCCCGATTCCCGGGAGCCGCAAGACCGCGCGGCTCGACGAGAACAACGCCGCTGCTGACCTGGTCCTCGGCGCCGCGCACCTGCAGGACATCACGCAGGCCCTCGCGACCCTGCAGGTGGTCGGTCACCGCTACTGA